The Lolium rigidum isolate FL_2022 chromosome 2, APGP_CSIRO_Lrig_0.1, whole genome shotgun sequence genomic interval CAACCTTCATAACATGGTTCGGAGATATGTTGTCAAAATACGAAGTAGCGGAGCAATCCGTGGAAGAGGCTGGAGCGTAGTTACCCCTGGCATAGTCTTCTTAAAGGAGGATAGCTTCTGCTACATTGTAGCACATGCAAATACGTTTTCCCATGGCCATGATTGTGACCCTCAACCTCGTTATGAAGTTGTGTTTCCTGATAGCAACAGAACAACAATTGAGTTTCAAAAAGCAGATGTACAATTCTGCCGTTACATAGCTGCTTTTCTCATTGTCAATGTCCATCTTGAAAATGACATGGTGCAAGCAGTGCCGTTCAGTTCATTTGGGCTTGAAGCTGAAGAAGCGGTGTACACGCTCTGCTTAGATCCTTCGGAAACAACTATTCCTAAGCCAAGCTATTTATCTCCGGGGTTGATAAAGTAAGGTTTCTAATTTCTGTATGAAACAAGGTAGCACTCTCTTGTCTTCAATCTAAATATAAGATCAATTCAGTGTTGTAGGAGGCAGATATTTCACTCAAGATTGTCGACCTGAGAACTTCActtcatggggatcacctgttttCGATGATGAGGGCCATCTTGTTGGTATCTGTTTTGCACATTGCTCAGTTCTCCTTGCCTTAGATGTGTTGGGTATCTCACTTGTGCTTAATGAGCTGCATGGCACTTCACAAAAGGTTCATTTGTTATAATTAATCATTAAATAAAAATTGTCTTACCCCTTGGTCTTATTTCTTTTCTACTTTCTCCATGTTCTCTTTTTGCAGCCTA includes:
- the LOC124686521 gene encoding uncharacterized protein LOC124686521; this encodes MATKEDFDNLHNMVRRYVVKIRSSGAIRGRGWSVVTPGIVFLKEDSFCYIVAHANTFSHGHDCDPQPRYEVVFPDSNRTTIEFQKADVQFCRYIAAFLIVNVHLENDMVQAVPFSSFGLEAEEAVYTLCLDPSETTIPKPSYLSPGLINVVGGRYFTQDCRPENFTSWGSPVFDDEGHLVGICFAHCSVLLALDVLGISLVLNELHGTSQKPIHDILDYIKVKAHKLMINLS